One Ignavibacteriales bacterium genomic region harbors:
- a CDS encoding HAD family hydrolase, whose amino-acid sequence MLSKAVFLDRDGTLNFDPGYLGDPNDLKLYPDTGQVLSDLKNKYHFKLIVISNQSGVARGLITEEQVISVNNALNKELSKFDVQIDAFYYCPFHPDFSVIDDCLCRKPSPKMIFDSAKDFSIDLSKSYFIGDSVVDIKAGAEANLKTILVKTGYGAESISILQNDNYFPSFVAENLTEAFNFIINDSTGVPLSD is encoded by the coding sequence ATGTTAAGTAAAGCTGTTTTTTTAGACCGCGATGGAACTTTGAATTTTGATCCGGGCTATTTGGGTGATCCAAATGATCTTAAATTATATCCGGATACAGGGCAAGTTCTTTCTGATCTTAAGAACAAATATCATTTCAAACTTATAGTCATATCAAATCAATCGGGTGTTGCAAGAGGTTTAATAACCGAAGAACAGGTAATCTCTGTAAATAATGCGCTAAATAAAGAGCTATCAAAATTTGATGTACAAATTGATGCATTTTATTATTGCCCATTTCATCCCGATTTTAGTGTTATAGATGATTGTCTTTGCAGAAAACCATCACCCAAAATGATTTTTGATTCTGCAAAAGATTTTAGTATCGATCTTTCAAAATCCTATTTTATAGGTGATTCTGTTGTTGATATTAAAGCGGGAGCAGAAGCAAATCTAAAAACAATTTTAGTAAAAACTGGATATGGCGCAGAAAGTATTTCTATCTTGCAAAATGACAATTATTTTCCAAGCTTTGTAGCCGAAAATTTAACTGAAGCTTTTAATTTTATAATTAATGATTCTACTGGAGTACCACTTAGTGATTAA
- a CDS encoding Ig-like domain-containing protein, with amino-acid sequence MKKSKNSMVVVKLYLIVLLFSMTLLFLSGCANQLPPGGGEVDKIPPGIIYSYPENGTTNFDDDYIEFEFSEYVDKRSFKDALFISPALDEQPEISWSGTSVEIGFPDGLKDSITYVITIGTDVVDVNNKNRMENSFSFSFATGDKIDTRTIAGKVYGNEIEGSLIFAYKYSEDTTKYLSKKPDYLSQIGKDGSYKLNGLAESEYLVFAVKDQFRDYLYQADQDLIGIASKSISLTGIDSTYSGLDFFMMKVDTIPPRLLTTVMTDENHIIITLSEECDSASYLADNFQIIDSTSNSTLPLAFSYHNKSKKAEFVLVNKNKLIADNTYYLLAKKIRDLEGNVFENELSNFVISDKPDTTVPKLLRTDPNRNGSIDFKDPKILLFFDDAIDNSALKSSIELMDTSKNKIGFTVTRIDDATISINPDLDLKPEKNFEVVINFNDFQDAAGNKVDSFYTLKFQTITGIEFTGISGKVNSTNNNIVVVLQDPKDPKKFYTAVPDKTMAYSFERINAGVYSMWLYSDTDRSNTFDYGYPEPLRKSEDFYVVPDTIKLRPRWGVTDYNIEFK; translated from the coding sequence ATGAAAAAATCTAAAAATTCAATGGTTGTGGTAAAACTATATTTGATTGTCCTTTTATTTTCAATGACACTATTATTCTTATCCGGTTGTGCAAATCAATTGCCGCCGGGCGGGGGAGAAGTTGATAAAATTCCGCCTGGAATTATTTATTCTTATCCTGAAAATGGGACTACAAACTTTGATGATGATTATATAGAATTTGAATTTTCTGAATACGTTGATAAAAGATCTTTTAAAGATGCTTTATTTATTTCTCCTGCTTTAGATGAACAACCGGAAATAAGTTGGAGTGGGACATCAGTAGAAATAGGTTTTCCCGATGGATTAAAAGATAGCATAACTTACGTTATAACAATCGGTACTGATGTTGTTGACGTGAATAATAAAAATAGAATGGAGAATTCTTTTTCATTTTCATTTGCAACAGGAGATAAAATAGATACTCGCACTATTGCGGGCAAAGTTTATGGAAATGAAATAGAGGGTTCATTAATTTTTGCTTATAAATATTCTGAGGATACTACAAAATATCTTTCTAAAAAACCGGATTATCTTTCGCAGATTGGAAAAGATGGAAGTTACAAACTGAATGGCTTAGCTGAATCAGAGTATCTTGTGTTTGCAGTAAAAGATCAGTTTAGAGATTATTTGTATCAGGCTGATCAAGATTTAATAGGAATAGCAAGTAAAAGTATTTCGTTAACTGGAATTGATTCTACTTATTCAGGTTTAGATTTTTTTATGATGAAAGTTGATACAATCCCGCCACGTTTGCTTACTACTGTAATGACGGATGAAAATCATATTATTATTACACTAAGTGAAGAGTGTGATTCTGCAAGTTATCTTGCTGATAATTTTCAGATAATTGATTCAACATCAAATTCAACTCTTCCACTTGCTTTTTCATATCATAATAAATCTAAAAAGGCAGAGTTTGTACTAGTAAATAAAAATAAACTTATTGCAGATAACACCTATTATTTGCTTGCAAAAAAAATACGTGATTTAGAAGGCAATGTTTTTGAAAATGAATTAAGCAATTTTGTTATTTCGGATAAACCGGATACGACCGTTCCAAAACTATTAAGAACAGATCCTAATAGAAACGGATCAATAGATTTTAAGGACCCAAAAATTCTATTATTTTTTGATGATGCAATTGATAATAGTGCTTTAAAATCATCGATTGAATTAATGGATACTTCAAAAAACAAAATTGGTTTTACAGTAACCCGCATTGATGATGCAACTATCTCAATTAATCCCGACTTGGATTTAAAACCTGAAAAGAATTTTGAAGTTGTAATAAATTTCAATGATTTCCAGGATGCGGCAGGCAATAAAGTTGATTCATTCTACACCCTTAAATTTCAAACGATAACAGGAATTGAGTTTACCGGTATTTCGGGAAAAGTAAATTCTACAAATAATAATATTGTAGTTGTGCTTCAAGATCCAAAAGATCCTAAAAAGTTTTATACAGCTGTTCCGGATAAAACTATGGCTTACTCTTTCGAAAGAATAAACGCGGGAGTATATTCTATGTGGTTGTATTCTGATACAGATAGAAGCAATACATTTGATTACGGTTATCCCGAACCATTAAGGAAATCCGAAGATTTCTATGTTGTGCCGGATACAATAAAACTTCGTCCACGCTGGGGTGTTACAGATTATAATATTGAATTTAAATAA
- a CDS encoding class I SAM-dependent methyltransferase — MTKDYFELKAESYDMDAKRVSNVDNIANSILSSVQFNKNMHIMDFGSGTGLLLERVALYVKKITAVDVSEAMCKQLNEKIKNLDCEVEILQLDLTKTKLDMKFDGIISSMTMHHIKDTQTIFNDFFSMLNDNGAIAISDLDIEDGTFHTEDTGVFHFGFDRKEFQDNAIAAGFKNVKVITASIDEKPHGKYSVFLLTGNK; from the coding sequence TTGACTAAAGATTATTTTGAACTAAAAGCTGAAAGCTATGATATGGATGCAAAAAGAGTTAGTAATGTAGATAACATTGCTAACTCTATTTTAAGTAGCGTACAATTCAATAAAAATATGCACATAATGGATTTTGGTTCCGGTACAGGCTTGTTGTTAGAAAGAGTTGCCCTTTATGTAAAAAAAATAACTGCGGTTGATGTATCAGAAGCAATGTGCAAACAATTAAATGAAAAAATAAAAAATTTAGATTGTGAAGTAGAAATTCTTCAACTGGACTTAACGAAAACAAAATTGGATATGAAGTTTGATGGTATAATCTCATCAATGACAATGCATCATATAAAAGATACCCAGACAATATTCAACGATTTTTTTTCAATGTTAAATGATAATGGAGCAATTGCAATTTCTGATCTGGACATTGAAGATGGAACTTTTCACACAGAGGACACAGGTGTTTTTCATTTTGGATTTGATAGAAAAGAATTCCAAGATAACGCAATTGCCGCAGGATTTAAGAATGTTAAAGTTATAACCGCAAGTATTGATGAAAAGCCACACGGTAAATATTCTGTATTTTTGCTCACAGGGAATAAGTAA
- a CDS encoding serine hydroxymethyltransferase: MESYLKKDAEIFSVLQSEIGRQTNKLELIASENFVSPAVLEAAGSVLTNKYAEGYPGKRYYGGCEFVDQAEDIARDRLKKLFGAEYVNVQPHSGSQANMAVLMTFLKPGDKFLGLSLAHGGHLTHGSPVNFSGKLYEAVGYELDEETGLLDYDKIADLAKKEQPKLIITGASAYSRDWDYKKFREIADSVGAFLMCDMAHPAGLIAKGLLNNPLEKCDIVTSTTHKTLRGPRGGIILIGKDKENPWGLTTPKGDRVKMLSELIDSMVMPGIQGGPLMHIIMAKAVAFGECLTDSFQEYVLQVRKNAQSLSAKLMENNFNVVSGGTDNHLMLIDLSNKNITGKQAEIALEHAGITVNKNMVPFDKRSPFVTSGIRIGTPALTTRGMKEKEMEAIASIIHKAISNFENEKVLNDLQEDVKKFTGSFPLFAGK, encoded by the coding sequence ATGGAATCATATCTAAAAAAAGATGCTGAAATTTTTAGTGTTCTTCAATCCGAAATAGGACGACAAACCAACAAGTTAGAATTAATTGCTTCAGAAAATTTTGTAAGTCCTGCAGTTTTAGAAGCTGCCGGATCTGTTTTAACAAATAAATATGCAGAGGGTTATCCAGGAAAAAGATATTACGGTGGGTGCGAATTTGTCGATCAGGCAGAAGATATTGCTCGCGATAGATTAAAAAAATTATTTGGTGCTGAATATGTAAACGTTCAACCACACAGTGGCTCACAAGCTAATATGGCCGTTTTGATGACTTTTCTAAAACCAGGTGATAAGTTTTTAGGATTAAGTTTAGCACACGGAGGGCATTTAACTCATGGTTCACCAGTTAACTTTTCCGGAAAACTTTATGAAGCAGTTGGATATGAACTTGATGAAGAAACTGGTTTACTTGATTATGATAAAATTGCTGATCTTGCAAAAAAGGAACAGCCAAAATTAATTATCACAGGCGCAAGTGCATATTCCCGTGATTGGGATTATAAAAAATTTAGAGAAATTGCTGATTCTGTTGGTGCATTTTTAATGTGTGATATGGCGCATCCTGCAGGATTGATCGCCAAAGGATTATTAAATAATCCTTTAGAGAAATGTGATATTGTAACCTCAACCACTCATAAAACTTTACGTGGTCCTCGTGGTGGAATTATTCTGATCGGTAAGGATAAAGAAAATCCTTGGGGATTAACCACACCAAAAGGCGATAGAGTAAAAATGCTTTCTGAATTGATTGATAGCATGGTTATGCCAGGAATTCAAGGCGGGCCGCTAATGCACATCATAATGGCCAAGGCTGTTGCCTTTGGTGAGTGTTTAACTGATTCGTTTCAAGAATATGTTTTACAGGTCAGAAAAAATGCTCAATCATTATCTGCTAAATTAATGGAAAATAATTTTAATGTTGTTTCCGGTGGTACTGACAATCATTTAATGTTGATTGATTTATCAAATAAAAATATTACTGGTAAACAAGCTGAAATTGCATTAGAACATGCCGGAATTACTGTAAATAAAAATATGGTTCCGTTTGATAAACGCAGTCCATTTGTAACAAGTGGAATTAGAATTGGGACACCTGCACTTACAACTCGTGGAATGAAAGAAAAGGAAATGGAAGCAATAGCTTCTATAATCCATAAAGCAATTTCTAATTTTGAAAATGAAAAAGTCTTAAATGATCTTCAAGAAGATGTTAAAAAGTTCACCGGATCATTTCCATTATTTGCAGGAAAGTAG
- the glgA gene encoding glycogen synthase GlgA, translating to MAAKKLKILFVSSEVVPFVKTGGLADVSSALPQMLSELGHEVRIVIPKYGAVDDRKFKIHEIVRLKDLVVKIGDKDVMFSLKSCFLPGPRVRVQIYFLDNQEYFGSRNSLYVDPKTGKDYPDNDERFILLSRSVMELIIKLGWIPDVIHLNDWQCGLIPAYLKTVYKDQESFDKFKTLFTIHNLAYQGEFPASSFKKTGLPKELESVSKGIMHGGKVNFMKSGLMFADVINTVSQTYANEIRTKEEFGEGLKDVLAKRKDSSYGIVNGIDKNVWNPEKDKQIPKTFSAKNIEDKLVNKKELAERFGLPYSEKVPIIGLISRLFDSKGFDLIQKAFNDLMKLDVQIILLGTGEQKHHAFFDKMSSKNPKKFASYLGFNDELAHLIEAGSDMFLMPSKYEPCGLNQMYSLVYGTVPIVRETGGLADTVIKFNDKTEEGNGFVFKKYDAADMLKEINRAIKTFGDNKTWQKIMRAGMKSDFSWDSSAKKYIELYKTMLSSD from the coding sequence ATGGCTGCAAAAAAACTTAAAATATTATTTGTTTCATCTGAAGTAGTACCTTTTGTAAAAACAGGAGGACTCGCGGATGTTTCTTCTGCATTACCACAAATGTTATCTGAATTAGGTCACGAAGTTAGAATAGTAATTCCCAAATATGGCGCCGTTGACGATAGAAAATTTAAAATTCACGAAATTGTTAGATTAAAGGATTTAGTTGTTAAGATTGGTGATAAAGATGTAATGTTTTCCTTAAAATCTTGTTTCTTGCCCGGACCACGTGTTAGGGTTCAAATTTACTTTTTGGATAATCAAGAATATTTTGGAAGTCGTAACAGCCTCTATGTTGATCCAAAAACCGGAAAAGATTATCCGGATAACGATGAAAGATTTATTCTTTTAAGTCGATCTGTTATGGAATTAATTATTAAGCTTGGTTGGATTCCTGATGTCATCCACTTAAATGATTGGCAATGTGGATTGATACCTGCTTATTTAAAAACTGTCTATAAAGATCAAGAATCTTTTGATAAGTTTAAAACTTTGTTTACAATTCATAACTTAGCATATCAAGGTGAGTTTCCTGCATCATCTTTTAAGAAAACAGGTTTACCAAAAGAATTGGAATCAGTTTCTAAAGGAATAATGCATGGCGGCAAAGTTAACTTTATGAAAAGCGGGTTGATGTTTGCAGATGTGATTAACACTGTTAGTCAAACTTATGCCAATGAGATTAGAACAAAAGAAGAATTTGGCGAAGGTTTAAAAGATGTTTTGGCTAAAAGAAAAGATTCATCGTATGGAATTGTAAACGGAATAGATAAAAATGTTTGGAATCCTGAAAAAGATAAACAAATACCAAAAACTTTTTCTGCAAAAAATATTGAAGACAAATTAGTAAACAAAAAAGAGCTTGCTGAAAGATTCGGTTTACCGTATAGTGAAAAAGTACCAATCATTGGTTTGATATCTAGATTGTTTGACTCAAAAGGTTTTGATCTTATACAAAAAGCCTTTAATGATCTGATGAAATTGGACGTTCAGATAATCCTTTTAGGAACAGGCGAACAAAAGCATCACGCCTTTTTTGATAAGATGAGTTCAAAAAATCCCAAAAAATTTGCAAGTTATCTTGGCTTTAATGATGAGTTAGCGCATTTAATTGAAGCTGGTTCCGATATGTTTTTAATGCCTTCAAAATATGAACCTTGCGGGTTAAACCAAATGTACAGCCTTGTTTACGGTACTGTTCCGATTGTAAGAGAAACAGGCGGATTAGCTGATACGGTTATTAAGTTTAACGATAAAACTGAAGAAGGAAATGGATTTGTATTTAAGAAATATGATGCCGCAGATATGCTTAAAGAAATAAATAGAGCAATAAAAACTTTTGGTGATAATAAAACCTGGCAAAAAATAATGCGAGCAGGAATGAAATCAGACTTTAGCTGGGATTCATCAGCCAAAAAATATATTGAACTTTATAAGACAATGTTATCTTCTGATTAG
- a CDS encoding SPOR domain-containing protein: MLKSIFNKKLLPFYFLSIIIVYGCSASTGSRYDKDENKASANTSVDENKNIKNANLKEDFDITPYKTEIVIPENKPTLKSSNKNVWFDYGSPEIDTKTKSLIGTANGYRVLVLTTDNIEEANQVKADVYFIQSTYEVYIDFEPPFYKVKTGDFDSQKTADDLRFKLNQLGYKEAKVITDKINIYK, translated from the coding sequence ATGCTAAAATCAATTTTTAATAAAAAACTTCTGCCCTTCTACTTTTTATCAATTATAATTGTTTATGGTTGTTCTGCTTCTACAGGCAGCAGATATGATAAAGATGAGAATAAAGCATCAGCCAATACTTCCGTTGATGAAAATAAAAATATCAAAAATGCAAACCTTAAAGAGGATTTTGATATTACACCATACAAAACGGAAATTGTAATTCCAGAAAATAAACCCACTCTAAAAAGCAGCAATAAAAATGTTTGGTTTGACTATGGTTCACCCGAAATTGATACTAAAACAAAATCACTTATTGGTACAGCGAATGGTTATAGAGTTTTAGTTCTTACAACTGATAATATTGAGGAAGCAAATCAAGTAAAAGCCGATGTTTATTTTATCCAGAGTACTTACGAAGTATATATAGATTTTGAACCGCCGTTCTATAAAGTTAAAACTGGCGATTTTGATTCTCAGAAAACTGCAGATGATTTACGATTTAAATTAAATCAGCTTGGCTATAAAGAAGCAAAAGTTATTACTGATAAAATTAATATTTATAAGTAA
- the mltG gene encoding endolytic transglycosylase MltG: MPIKILNIFSKLQIAIIIAVFIAIVLAGNFTFFTPNHFDKTAPYTFEVKDGESFTSVTERLYKQSIIPNKFNFKLAAFIYGAEKKIKAARFYIPNDLSYLDLLDLFVNGPADYLKPIKINDGQTLKWLGAKVKRDVNIDSAAFVNLATDKGFIKSLGLSVSTLEGYLFSKKYKVYENSSPEEAVKIFYKGFTDFFIDSLKQRAKKIGLSVHQVLTLASIIKGETNLSEEMPIISGVYHNRLRIGMRLQADPTIQYLLPGGWRRLTYADLKIESKYNTYKYSGLPPGPINNPGANAIMAALYPDKNNYLYFVANGIGGHKFAKSYSDHLKNVAQFRKWLKGQNN, translated from the coding sequence TTGCCGATCAAAATATTAAACATATTCAGTAAACTTCAGATAGCTATAATTATAGCAGTATTTATTGCAATAGTTTTAGCAGGAAATTTTACTTTCTTCACCCCTAACCATTTTGATAAAACTGCACCTTATACTTTTGAAGTTAAAGATGGCGAATCTTTTACCAGCGTTACGGAAAGGCTCTACAAGCAATCTATTATACCAAACAAGTTTAATTTTAAATTGGCAGCATTTATTTACGGTGCAGAAAAAAAAATAAAAGCCGCTAGATTCTACATCCCAAATGATCTAAGCTATTTAGATTTACTTGATTTATTTGTAAACGGTCCCGCAGATTATTTAAAACCAATCAAAATAAACGATGGACAAACATTAAAATGGCTTGGAGCAAAAGTAAAACGTGATGTTAATATTGATTCTGCTGCGTTCGTAAATCTTGCAACAGATAAGGGGTTTATTAAATCATTAGGATTAAGCGTCTCTACTTTAGAAGGTTATTTATTTAGCAAAAAGTATAAGGTTTATGAAAATTCATCACCTGAGGAAGCAGTAAAAATATTCTACAAAGGCTTTACAGATTTTTTCATAGATTCTTTAAAGCAAAGAGCAAAAAAAATCGGATTATCAGTTCATCAGGTATTAACACTTGCATCAATAATAAAAGGTGAAACAAATCTTTCAGAAGAAATGCCAATAATATCAGGGGTATATCATAATAGGTTAAGAATTGGGATGAGGCTTCAAGCTGATCCAACAATACAATATTTGTTACCAGGTGGATGGCGAAGGTTAACTTATGCTGATTTGAAAATAGAATCAAAGTATAATACTTACAAATATTCAGGTTTACCGCCTGGTCCAATAAACAACCCAGGTGCTAATGCAATTATGGCTGCGCTTTATCCGGATAAGAATAATTATTTGTATTTTGTAGCCAACGGAATAGGCGGACATAAATTTGCCAAGTCATATTCAGATCATTTAAAGAATGTTGCACAGTTTAGAAAATGGCTAAAAGGACAGAACAATTAA
- a CDS encoding imidazolonepropionase → MRTLFTNAAQIITCNTDNNNYKRGKDLSQINILENHSILCENGVIKDIIPDYSIKIPHDKKINLSGKVILPGLIDCHTHTAFAGSRANEFKEKIAGVHYEEIARRGGGINSTVTAVRNSSVTDLVELMKPRIKEFISQGVTTLEIKSGYGLDFDNEIKLLHAIKIINEIFPIDITSTFLGAHTFPTEFKDDHSGYVELIVEKMIPHVAKNNLAEFCDGFCESTAFTSRQIDRIFTAAVTAGLKIKLHTEQFNNVGGLDVALKHNATSVDHLEVLSESDFSKFQNSDTVTVLLPGVSFFLDYQFAPARKLIENNAIVALATDYNPGSSHILNLHLIMSLAAIKMKMKIEEIINAVTINAAKALEREKLIGSIEIGKKADFAIFNTDDYSEIIYNVGRNLLSHTIKNGEIIFQK, encoded by the coding sequence ATGAGAACTCTTTTTACAAATGCTGCTCAAATAATCACTTGCAATACAGATAATAATAACTATAAACGCGGCAAAGACTTATCTCAAATTAACATACTAGAAAATCATTCTATTCTTTGTGAAAATGGTGTTATCAAGGATATCATTCCAGACTACTCAATAAAAATTCCCCACGATAAAAAAATTAACTTATCAGGCAAGGTTATTTTACCTGGATTAATTGATTGCCACACACATACTGCATTTGCAGGATCTCGCGCGAATGAATTTAAGGAAAAGATTGCTGGAGTTCATTACGAGGAAATTGCCAGGCGAGGCGGTGGAATAAACAGCACCGTTACTGCGGTTCGAAATTCTTCAGTAACTGATCTTGTTGAGTTGATGAAACCGAGAATAAAAGAGTTTATCTCTCAAGGTGTTACTACTTTAGAAATTAAAAGCGGTTATGGTTTAGATTTTGATAATGAGATAAAACTTCTGCACGCTATAAAAATTATTAATGAAATTTTTCCTATCGATATTACATCTACATTTCTAGGTGCTCACACTTTTCCAACCGAATTTAAAGATGATCATTCTGGTTATGTTGAATTGATTGTTGAGAAGATGATTCCACACGTTGCAAAAAACAATCTTGCAGAGTTTTGTGATGGATTTTGTGAATCAACTGCCTTTACTTCCAGGCAGATTGATAGAATATTTACTGCTGCTGTTACTGCCGGATTAAAAATTAAGCTACACACCGAACAATTTAATAATGTTGGTGGGTTAGATGTGGCTCTAAAACATAATGCAACAAGTGTAGATCATTTAGAAGTTTTAAGTGAAAGTGATTTCTCTAAATTCCAAAACTCAGACACTGTTACTGTTTTACTTCCGGGAGTTTCCTTTTTTCTCGATTATCAATTTGCACCTGCAAGAAAACTGATTGAAAATAATGCTATCGTTGCACTTGCTACAGATTATAACCCCGGTTCATCGCATATATTAAATTTGCACTTAATAATGAGCCTTGCTGCAATTAAAATGAAGATGAAGATTGAAGAAATCATTAATGCTGTAACAATCAATGCAGCAAAAGCTCTTGAAAGAGAAAAATTAATTGGAAGCATTGAGATTGGGAAGAAAGCAGATTTTGCAATATTTAATACAGATGATTATTCAGAAATAATTTATAATGTTGGTAGAAATTTGTTATCGCACACAATTAAAAATGGTGAGATTATTTTTCAAAAGTAG